From Bacillota bacterium:
GTTCTTCCGTACTGTGAAGCTTACGCTGTCTACGGCGGTAAAAGAGCCGAACCTTTTCGTCAGTTTCACTATTCGTATCCTTTCGAGCCAATCTGCCAATCTAGCGCCACCCCCGCTTAGAATCCGATTTCACCCTGCGAGAGTCTGCGGACCAGGGCGTTACCAATGAAGATGATTAGAAGGACGACTGTTGAAAGCGCAGCCGCTATCTGAGTATAACCGGCGTCTTGCATGTTGTAGATCACGACGCCGAGCGTTTCTGCTCCCTGCGACCAGAGGAGCACAGACACGGTGAGCTCCCGAAAAGCGGGCATGAACACCAGGACCCATCCAGCCGCAAGTCCGGGCTTGATAAGCGGCAGGACTATGTCACGCATGGTATCGCTCCATCTTGCACCGGATACCCTTGCAGCCTCCTCCAGCGATACATGCACTTGCTGGAGAGTGGCGTTGGTCGTCCGTATGGAGAAGGGCATGTAGGTGACCAGGTAGGCAGCGAGTAGTACCCAGATTGTGCCGTAGAGCACAACAGGTGGACGTGACCAGGCGAGTATCATTGCTATCGCGATCATGGTGTGCGGGACGGCATATGGTATAGTCCCAAGGAAGTCCAGCACGCGCGCGACAGCGAGCTTGACTCTGATGCACATGTATGACACGAGAGCCCCTGCTGTCATGGTGATGGTCGCCGCGCCGACAGCAAGGAAGAGACTGTTCCTGAAGGCGCGTGCTCCTATGGGAATACGTAAGACATACTTGTAGTGATCCAGAGTCATGCTCTTGAGCGCCAGTGGAGCACCCCAATACTTGATGAATGACGTTAGGACCATCGAGGCTATCGGCACGACACCTGCGAAAAGAGCCACAGTGGTCACCATGACAAGCAAAGGTATTCTTGCCGCGCCCAGGCTCATAGTTTGCGGTCTGACACTCTTACCCGCAATCACGGCATACCTGTGCTGCTCTCGCTCAAGTCTTCGCTGGAGCACGAGTGCGAGACCGGAGACGAAAGCCAGTATCACAGACATGGCCGCTGCGATAGGCATGTCCGGTATGGATAGTGCGGAGTATATCTTCGTGGTGAGAACGAAGAACCTTGCCCGAAACCCGAGAAGCGCCGGGATGCCGAAATTGGATATGCAACCGACGAACGCAAGGAGC
This genomic window contains:
- a CDS encoding iron ABC transporter permease yields the protein GPAGYVSKLYMSITGAASAPWNIYSPGGVVLVLSIYQFPVVFITVSGALGRIDTSLEEAARMSGASPFKTLLDITLPLITPAIVAGGLLAFVGCISNFGIPALLGFRARFFVLTTKIYSALSIPDMPIAAAMSVILAFVSGLALVLQRRLEREQHRYAVIAGKSVRPQTMSLGAARIPLLVMVTTVALFAGVVPIASMVLTSFIKYWGAPLALKSMTLDHYKYVLRIPIGARAFRNSLFLAVGAATITMTAGALVSYMCIRVKLAVARVLDFLGTIPYAVPHTMIAIAMILAWSRPPVVLYGTIWVLLAAYLVTYMPFSIRTTNATLQQVHVSLEEAARVSGARWSDTMRDIVLPLIKPGLAAGWVLVFMPAFRELTVSVLLWSQGAETLGVVIYNMQDAGYTQIAAALSTVVLLIIFIGNALVRRLSQGEIGF